The following coding sequences are from one Bos mutus isolate GX-2022 chromosome 22, NWIPB_WYAK_1.1, whole genome shotgun sequence window:
- the SPTBN2 gene encoding spectrin beta chain, non-erythrocytic 2 isoform X2: MNGHGVGRAPGYGLNGAGEFYCEAVEGAQNPGGLLLSPAAFINPAQYASVLEGRFKQLQDEREAVQKKTFTKWVNSHLARVTCRVGDLYSDLRDGRNLLRLLEVLSGETLPKPTKGRMRIHCLENVDKALQFLKEQKVHLENMGSHDIVDGNHRLTLGLVWTIILRFQIQDISVETEDNKEKKSAKDALLLWCQMKTAGYPNVNVNNFTTSWRDGLAFNAIVHKHRPDLLDFESLKKCNAHYNLQNAFNLAEKELGLTKLLDPEDVNVDQPDEKSIITYVATYYHYFSKMKALAVEGKRIGKVLDHTMEAERLVEKYESLASELLQWIEQTIVTLNDRQLANSLSGVQNQLQSFNSYRTVEKPPKFTEKGNLEVLLFTIQSKLRANNQKVYTPREGRLISDINKAWERLEKAEHERELALRTELIRQEKLEQLAARFDRKAAMRETWLSENQRLVSQDNFGLELAAVEAAVRKHEAIETDIVAYSGRVQAVDAVAAELAAERYHDIKRIAARQHNVSRLWDFLRQMVAARRERLLLNLELQKVFQDLLYLMDWMEEMKGRLQSQDLGKHLTGVEDLLQLHELVEADIAVQAERVRAVSASALRFCDPGKEYKPCDPQLVSERVAALEKSYESLCELAAARRARLEESRRLWRFLWEVGEAEAWVREQQHLLASAETGRDLTGVLRLLNKHTALRGEMSGRLGPLKLTLEQGQQLVAEGHPGAGQAAARTAELQAQWERLEALAEERAQRLAQAASLYQFQADANDMEAWLVDALRLVSSPELGHDEFSTQALARQHRALEEEIRGHRPTLDALREQAAALPLALSRAPEVQGRVPALQRHYEELRARAGERARALEAALALYTMLSEAGACGLWVEEKEQWLNGLALPERLEDLEVVQQRFETLEPEMNALAARITAVNDIAEQLLKANPPGKDSIVNTQKQLNHRWQQFRSLADGKKAALTSALSIQNYHLECTETQAWMREKTKVIESTQGLGNDLAGVLALQRKLAGTERDLEAIAARVGELTREANALAAGHPAQAPAINARLGEVQAGWEDLRATMRRREESLGEARRLQDFLRSLDDFQAWLGRTQTSVASEEGPATLPEAEALLAQHAALRGEVERARSEYSQLRAVGEEVTRDQADPQCLFLRQRLEALGTGWEELGRMWESRQGRLAQAHGFQGFLRDARQAEGVLSSQEYVLSHTEMPGTLQAADATIKKLEDFMSTMEANGERIRGLLEAGRQLVSEGNVHAEKIQEKADSVERRHKKNQEAVQQLLGRLRDNREQQHFLQDCHELKLWIDEKMLTAQDVSYDEARNLHTKWQKHQAFMAELAANKDWLDKVDKEGRELTLEKPELKALVWEKLEDLHRRWDELETTTQAKARSLFDANRAELFAQSCSALESWLESLQAQLHSDDYGKDLTSVNILLKKQQMLEREMAVREKEVEAIQAQAKALAQEDQGAGEVERTSRAVEEKFRALCQPMEERCRRLQASREQHQFHRDVEDEILWVTERLPMASSMEHGKDLPSVQLLMKKNQTLQKEIQGHEPRIADLTERQRTLGVAAAGPELAELQEMWKRLGHELELRGKRLEEALRAQQFYRDAAEAEAWMGEQELHMMGQEKAKDELSAQAEVKKHQVLEQALADYAQTIHQLAASSQDMIDHEHPENTRLSIRQAQVDKLYAGLKELAGERRERLQEHLRLCQLRRELDDLEQWIQEREVVAASHELGQDYEHVTMLRDKFREFSRDTSTIGQERVDGANALANGLIAGGHAARATVAEWKDSLNEAWADLLELLDTRGQVLAAAHELQRFLHGARQALARMQHKQQQLPDGTGRDLNAAEALQRRHCAFEHDIQALSAQVQQVQDDGHRLQKAYAGDKAEEIGRHMQAVAEAWAQLQGSSAARRQLLLDTTDKFRFFKAVRELMLWMDGVNLQMDAQERPRDVSSADLVIKNHQGIKAEIEARADRFSSCVDMGQGLLARSHYAAEEISEKLSQLQARRQETADKWQEKMDWLQLVLEVLVFGRDAGVAEAWLCSQEPLVRSAELGCTVDEVESLIKRHEAFQKSAVAWEERFSALEKLTALEEQEKERKRKREEEERRKLPPPPEPPASPPEGHLVDSRTAPATARDGVHPRLPASVNGVCTDAEGPQPLMEQQRLEQGGLPEGPGSSAGDEANGPRGEKQARTQGPTPPIMPQSRSSESARVATLPTRGPELSAQEQMEGLLCRKQEMEAFGKKAANRSWQNVYCVLRRGSLGFYKDAKAASAGVPYHGEVPVSLARAQGSVAFDYRKRKHVFKLGLQDGKEYLFQAKDEAEMSSWLRVVNAAIAAASSASGEPEEPAVPSATRGMTRAMTMPPVSPAGAEGPVVLRSKDGREREREKRFSFFKKNK; encoded by the exons ATGAATGGGCACGGGGTGGGCAGGGCGCCCGGGTACGGCCTGAACGGGGCCGGCGAGTTTTACTGTGAGGCGGTGGAGGGGGCTCAGAACCCCGGGGGGCTCCTGCTCTCGCCCGCTGCCTTCATCAACCCGGCTCAGTACGCCAGCGTGCTGGAGGGACGCTTCAAGCAGCTTCAAG ATGAGCGAGAAGCTGTGCAGAAGAAAACCTTCACCAAGTGGGTCAACTCGCACCTGGCCCGGGTGACGTGCCGGGTGGGCGACCTGTACAGCGACCTCCGGGACGGACGGAACCTCCTGAGGCTCCTCGAGGTGCTCTCAGGGGAGACGCTG CCAAAGCCCACGAAGGGCCGCATGCGGATCCACTGCCTGGAGAATGTGGACAAGGCGCTGCAGTTCCTGAAGGAGCAAAAAGTGCATTTGGAAAACATGGGCTCACATGACATCGTGGACGGGAACCACCGCCTGACCCTTGGGCTGGTGTGGACCATCATCCTTCGATTCCAG ATCCAAGACATAAGTGTGGAAACAGAAGACAACAAGGAGAAGAAGTCAGCCAAGGATGCCTTGCTACTCTGGTGCCAGATGAAGACTGCTGG GTACCCCAATGTCAACGTGAACAACTTCACCACCAGCTGGAGAGATGGGCTGGCCTTCAACGCCATCGTGCATAAACACCG gccAGACCTGCTGGATTTCGAGTCCCTGAAGAAGTGTAATGCACACTACAATCTGCAGAATGCCTTCAATCTGGCTGAGAAGGAGCTGGGACTTACGAAGCTGCTGGATCCTGAAG ATGTGAATGTGGACCAACCAGATGAGAAATCAATTATTACCTATGTGGCTACTTACTACCACTACTTCTCCAAGATGAAAGCCCTGGCCGTGGAAGGCAAAAGAATTGGCAAG GTGCTGGACCACACCATGGAGGCAGAGCGCCTGGTGGAGAAGTATGAATCCCTGGCCTCCGAGCTGCTCCAGTGGATCGAGCAGACCATCGTGACCCTCAATGACCGGCAGCTGGCCAACTCCCTGAGCGGAGTCCAGAACCAGCTCCAGTCCTTTAATTCCTACCGCACCGTGGAGAAGCCACCCAA GTTCACCGAGAAAGGCAACTTGGAAGTGCTGCTCTTCACCATCCAGAGCAAGCTGCGGGCCAACAACCAGAAGGTCTACACGCCCCGCGAGGGCCGGCTCATCTCCGACATCAACAAG GCCTGGGAGCGGCTCGAGAAAGCCGAGCACGAGCGCGAGCTAGCCCTGCGCACAGAGCTCATCCGCCAGGAGAAGCTGGAGCAGCTGGCCGCCCGCTTCGACCGCAAggctgccatgcgggagacctggctcaGTGAGAACCAGCGCTTGGTGTCCCAG gACAACTTCGGCCTGGAGCTGGCCGCCGTGGAGGCAGCGGTGCGGAAGCACGAAGCCATCGAGACGGACATCGTGGCCTACAGCGGCCGGGTGCAGGCGGTGGACGCCGTGGCCGCAGAGCTGGCCGCTGAGCGCTACCATGACATCAAGCGCATCGCCGCGCGGCAGCACAATGTATCACGGCTCTGGGACTTCCTGCGGCAGATGGTGGCCGCCCGGCGGGAGCGGCTCCTCCTCAACCTGGAGCTGCAGAAGGTGTTCCAGGACCTGCTCTACCTCATGGACTGGATGGAAGAGATGAAG GGCCGGCTGCAGTCCCAAGACCTGGGCAAACACCTGACGGGAGTGGAGGACCTGCTGCAGCTGCACGAGCTGGTGGAAGCCGACATCGCCGTGCAGGCCGAGAGGGTGCGGGCGGTCAGCGCCTCTGCGCTGCGCTTCTGCGACCCCGGGAAAG AGTACAAACCCTGTGACCCCCAGCTGGTGTCGGAGCGGGTGGCTGCCCTGGAGAAGAGCTATGAGTCGCTGTGCGAACTGGCAGCGGCTCGCAGGGCCCGGCTGGAAGAGTCCCGGCGGCTCTGGCGCTTCCTCTGGGAGGTGGGCGAGGCCGAGGCCTGGGTGCGGGAACAGCAGCACCTCCTGGCCTCGGCAGAAACCGGCCGGGACCTGACCGGCGTCCTCCGCCTGCTCAACAAGCACACCGCCCTGCGGGGCGAGATGAGCGGCCGCCTGGGGCCCCTGAAGCTCACCCTGGAGCAGGGCCAGCAGTTAGTGGCTGAGGGCCACCCTGGGGCCGGCCAGGCAGCCGCCCGCACCGCCGAGCTCCAAGCCCAGTGGGAGCGGCTGGAAGCCCTGGCGGAGGAGCGGGCCCAGCGGCTCGCCCAGGCCGCCAGCCTCTACCAGTTCCAGGCGGACGCCAACGACATGGAGGCCTGGCTGGTGGATGCGCTACGCCTGGTGTCCAGCCCTGAGCTGGGGCACGACGAGTTCTCCACGCAGGCCCTGGCCCGGCAGCACCGGGCCCTGGAGGAAGAGATCCGGGGCCACCGGCCCACGCTGGACGCACTGAGGGAGCAGGCGGCCGCCCTGCCGCTCGCGCTGAGCCGCGCGCCCGAGGTGCAGGGCCGCGTGCCCGCCCTGCAGCGGCACTACGAGGAGCTGCGGGCCCGGGCGGGCGAGCGTGCCCGCGCCTTGGAGGCCGCCCTGGCGCTCTACACCATGCTCAGCGAGGCCGGGGCCTGCGGGCTCTgggtggaggagaaggagcagtggCTCAACGGGCTCGCCCTGCCCGAGCGCCTGGAAGACCTGGAGGTCGTGCAGCAGAG GTTTGAGACCCTGGAGCCCGAAATGAACGCACTTGCTGCACGAATTACTGCCGTGAATGACATCGCAGAACAGTTGCTGAAGGCCAACCCGCCAGGGAAGGACAGCATTGTCAACACCCAGAAGCAGCTCAACCACAG GTGGCAGCAGTTTCGGTCTCTGGCGGACGGCAAGAAGGCGGCCCTGACGTCAGCCCTGAGCATCCAGAACTACCACCTAGAGTGCACGGAGACACAGGCTTGGATGAGAGAAAAGACCAAGGTCATTGAGTCCACCCAGGGCCTGGGTAATGACCTGGCTGGCGTGCTGGCGCTGCAGCGCAAGCTGGCTGGCACTGAGCGGGACCTGGAGGCCATCGCCGCCCGGGTGGGCGAACTGACCCGAGAGGCAAATGCCCTGGCTGCTGGCCACCCTGCCCAAGCCCCTGCCATCAACGCCCGGCTTGGAGAGGTGCAGGCCGGCTGGGAGGACCTCAGGGCCACCATGCGGCGGCGAGAGGAGTCGCTGGGCGAGGCGCGGCGGCTGCAGGACTTCCTGCGCAGCTTGGATGACTTCCAGGCCTGGCTCGGCCGCACGCAGACCTCCGTGGCCTCTGAAGAAGGACCTGCCACCCTGCCTGAAGCCGAGGCCCTCCTGGCCCAACACGCAGCCCTGCGGGGAGAGGTGGAACGGGCCCGGAGCGAGTACAGCCAGCTGCGGGCTGTGGGTGAGGAGGTGACCCGGGACCAGGCTGATCCCCAGTGCCTCTTCCTGCGGCAGCGACTGGAAGCACTGGGAACTGGCTGGGAGGAGCTGGGCCGCATGTGGGAGAGCCGGCAAGGCCGCCTGGCCCAGGCCCACGGTTTCCAGGGCTTCTTGCGGGATGCTCGCCAGGCCGAAGGCGTACTCAGCAGTCAG GAGTATGTCTTGTCTCACACGGAGATGCCAGGGACCCTCCAGGCAGCCGATGCCACCATTAAAAAGCTGGAAGACTTCATGAGCACCATGGAGGCGAACGGTGAGCGGATCCGTGGTCTTCTGGAAGCCGGACGCCAGCTGGTGTCAGAAGGCAACGTCCATGCAGAGAAGATCCAGGAGAAGGCGGACTCGGTGGAGAGGAG ACACAAGAAGAATCAAGAAGCAGTGCAGCAGCTTTTGGGCCGTCTTCGGGACAACCGAGAGCAGCAGCACTTCTTACAAGACTGTCACGAG CTGAAGCTCTGGATTGATGAGAAGATGCTGACGGCGCAGGACGTGTCCTATGACGAGGCCCGCAACCTGCACACCAAGTGGCAGAAGCACCAGGCGTTCATGGCCGAGCTGGCCGCCAACAAAGACTGGCTGGACAAGGTGGACAAG GAAGGGCGGGAGCTGACTCTGGAAAAGCCTGAGCTGAAAGCTCTGGTGTGGGAGAAGCTGGAGGACCTGCACCGGCGCTGGGACGAGCTGGAGACCACCACCCAGGCCAAAGCCCGCAGCCTCTTTGATGCCAACCGAGCTGAGCTGTTTGCCCAGAGCTGCTCCGCCCTGGAGAGCTGGCTGGAGAGCTTGCAGGCCCAGCTGCACTCGGACGACTACGGCAAGGACCTCACCAGCGTCAACATCCTGCTCAAGAAGCAGCAG ATGCTGGAAAGGGAGATGGCTGTGCGAGAGAAGGAGGTGGAGGCGATCCAGGCGCAGGCAAAAGCGCTGGCCCAGGAAGACCAGGGTGCGGGGGAGGTGGAGAGGACCTCGAGGGCAGTGGAGGAGAAGTTCAGGGCCTTGTGCCAGCCCATGGAGGAGCGCTGCCGGCGCCTGCAGGCCTCCCGCGAGCAGCACCAGTTCCACCGGGACGTGGAGGATGAGATC TTGTGGGTGACGGAGCGGCTACCCATGGCTAGCTCCATGGAACACGGCAAGGACCTGCCCAGTGTCCAGCTCCTCATGAAGAAGAACCAG ACCCTGCAGAAGGAGATCCAGGGCCACGAGCCCCGGATTGCGGACCTGACGGAGCGGCAGCGCACTCTGGGCGTGGCAGCAGCAGGCCCTGAGCTGGCGGAGCTCCAGGAAATGTGGAAGCGCCTGGGCCATGAGCTGGAGCTGCGAGGGAAGCGACTGGAGGAGGCCCTGCGGGCTCAACAGTTCTACCGCGATGCTGCAGAGGCTGAGGCCTGGATGGGCGAGCAGGAGTTACACATGATGGGCCAGGAGAAGGCCAAG GACGAGCTGAGCGCCCAGGCGGAGGTGAAGAAGCATCAGGTATTGGAACAAGCCCTGGCCGACTATGCCCAGACCATCCACCAGCTGGCAGCCAGCAGCCAAGACATGATTGACCACGAGCATCCAGAGAA CACCCGGCTGTCAATCCGCCAAGCCCAGGTGGACAAGCTGTACGCCGGCCTGAAGGAGCTGGCGGGCGAGCGGCGGGAGCGTCTGCAGGAGCACCTCCGGCTGTGCCAGCTGCGCCGGGAGCTGGACGACCTGGAGCAGTGGATCCAGGAGCGTGAGGTGGTGGCCGCCTCTCACGAGCTGGGCCAGGACTACGAGCACGTGACC ATGCTCCGGGACAAATTCCGCGAGTTCTCGAGGGACACGAGCACCATCGGCCAGGAGCGCGTGGATGGTGCCAATGCACTGGCCAACGGGCTCATCGCTGGGGGCCACGCCGCCCGGGCCACGGTGGCCGAGTGGAAGGACAGCCTCAACGAGGCCTGGGCTGACCTGCTGGAGCTGCTGGACACGCGGGGCCAGGTGCTGGCGGCCGCACACGAGCTGCAGCGCTTCCTGCACGGGGCGCGCCAAGCACTGGCGCGCATGCAGCacaagcagcagcagcttcccgaTGGGACCGGCCGGGACCTCAACGCCGCCGAGGCCCTGCAGCGCCGACACTGTGCCTTCGAGCACGACATCCAGGCCCTCAGCGCCCAG GTCCAGCAGGTGCAGGACGACGGCCACCGGCTCCAGAAGGCCTACGCCGGCGACAAGGCCGAGGAGATCGGCCGCCACATGCAGGCCGTGGCCGAGGCCTGGGCGCAGCTTCAGGGGAGCTCTGCTGCCCGCCGCCAGCTGCTGCTGGACACTACGGATAAGTTCCGCTTCTTCAAGGCCGTCCGGGAGCTGATGCTGTGGATGGACGGGGTGAACCTGCAGATGGACGCCCAGGAGCGGCCCCG GGACGTGTCTTCCGCAGACCTGGTCATCAAGAACCACCAAGGCATCAAGGCCGAGATTGAGGCCAGGGCCGACCGCTTCTCCTCCTGTGTCGATATGGGGCAGGGGCTGCTGGCCAGGAGCCACTACGCGGCAGAGGAG ATCTCAGAGAAGCTGTCTCAGCTTCAGGCACGGCGCCAAGAGACAGCTGACAAGTGGCAGGAGAAGATGGACTGGCTGCAGCTTG TTTTGGAGGTGCTGGTGTTCGGGAGAGACGCAGGTGTGGCGGAGGCTTGGCTGTGTAGTCAGGAACCACTGGTGCGAAGCGCTGAGCTGGGCTGCACCGTCGATGAAGTCGAGAGCCTCATCAAGCGGCACGAGGCCTTCCAGAAGTCCGCGGTGGCCTGGGAGGAGCGGTTCAGCGCGCTGGAGAAGCTCACGGCG CTGGAGGAACAGGAGAAGGAGcggaaaagaaagagggaggaagaggaacgGAGGAagctgccccctcctccagaACCCCCGGCCAGTCCTCCCGAAGGGCACCTGGTGGACAGCCGCACGGCCCCTGCCACTGCCCGGGACGG AGTGCACCCCCGCCTACCGGCCAGTGTGAACGGCGTCTGCACAGATGCAGAGGGCCCCCAG CCCCTGATGGAACAGCAGAGACTTGAGCAGGGCGGCCTCCCAGAAGGGCCT GGGTCCAGTGCTGGGGACGAGGCCAACGGGCCACGGGGAGAGAAGCAGGCCCGGACACAGGGCCCAACCCCTCCGATAATGCCCCAGAGCAGGTCATCCGAGTCCGCCCGGGTCGCCACCTTGCCCACTCGAGGCCCGGAGCTCTCCGCCCAGGAACAGATGGAGGGGTTGCTGTGCCGCAAACAGGAGATGGAGGCCTTTGGCAAGAAGGCCGCCAACAG gtcGTGGCAGAATGTGTACTGTGTCCTGCGGCGCGGGAGCCTTGGCTTTTACAAGGATGCGAAGGCAGCCAGTGCAGGAGTGCCGTACCATGGAGAAGTGCCTGTCAGCCtggccagggcccagggcagcGTGGCCTTTGATTATCGAAAGCGCAAGCATGTCTTCAAGCTGGG CTTACAAGATGGGAAGGAATATCTGTTCCAGGCCAAGGATGAG GCAGAGATGAGCTCGTGGCTGAGGGTGGTGAATGCAGCCATTGCCGCCGCGTCCTCCGCCTCCGGAGAGCCTGAAGAGCCAGCGGTGCCCAGTGCCACGCGGGGCATGACCCGGGCCATGACCATGCCCCCGGTGTCACCGGCCGGGGCTGAGGGACCTGTCGTGCTTCGCAGCAAGGATGGCAGAGAACGAGAGCGAGAAAAGCGCTTCAGCTTCTTCAAGAAGAACAAGTAG